The following are encoded together in the Aerococcus mictus genome:
- a CDS encoding ABC transporter ATP-binding protein codes for MTKQEKPLLEVHHLKQYFNVGQKNEVRGVDDISFDIYEGETFGLVGESGSGKTTTGRAIMRLYQPTDGEILFEGKDIAAIKKRQDELAFRKDIQMIFQDPYASLNPRMKVEDIIAEGLEIHKICNSEAEAKERVKQLLEVVGLKADHASRYPHEFSGGQRQRIGIARALAVNPKMIIADEPISALDVSIQAQVVNLMQRLQKEFNLTYLFIAHDLSMVKYISNRIGVMYRGKLVELADSDELYYHALHPYTKSLLSAVPQPDPIHERNRKRIPYDHADFTGNESMHEIVPGHYVYCSPEEAEQYKANYK; via the coding sequence ATGACTAAGCAAGAAAAACCTCTCTTAGAAGTTCATCACTTAAAACAATATTTTAATGTTGGACAAAAGAATGAAGTGCGTGGTGTCGATGATATTTCCTTCGACATTTATGAAGGGGAAACATTTGGTCTGGTTGGCGAATCGGGTTCCGGTAAGACGACAACTGGACGGGCCATCATGCGCTTATACCAACCAACTGACGGGGAGATTCTCTTTGAAGGCAAGGATATTGCGGCCATTAAGAAGCGCCAAGATGAATTAGCCTTTAGAAAAGACATTCAAATGATCTTCCAAGATCCCTATGCTTCCTTGAATCCGCGGATGAAGGTTGAAGACATCATTGCTGAAGGTCTGGAAATTCATAAGATCTGTAATAGTGAAGCGGAAGCCAAGGAAAGAGTCAAGCAATTACTTGAAGTGGTTGGTTTGAAAGCTGATCATGCTTCCCGTTATCCTCACGAGTTTTCTGGGGGGCAACGGCAACGGATTGGGATTGCCCGCGCCTTAGCGGTTAACCCGAAGATGATTATTGCTGACGAACCCATTTCAGCCTTGGACGTTTCCATCCAGGCCCAAGTGGTTAACTTGATGCAACGCCTGCAAAAAGAGTTTAACTTAACCTATCTCTTTATTGCCCACGATTTGTCTATGGTGAAATATATCTCTAACCGGATAGGGGTTATGTACCGAGGAAAGTTAGTTGAGTTAGCAGATTCTGATGAACTCTACTACCATGCCTTACACCCTTATACCAAGAGTTTATTATCAGCGGTGCCGCAACCGGACCCTATCCATGAACGTAACCGGAAACGGATCCCATACGACCATGCCGACTTCACTGGCAATGAAAGCATGCATGAAATCGTCCCAGGTCACTACGTTTACTGTAGCCCTGAAGAAGCTGAACAATATAAAGCTAACTACAAATAA